A genomic window from Flavobacterium hankyongi includes:
- the murD gene encoding UDP-N-acetylmuramoyl-L-alanine--D-glutamate ligase — translation MRLVVLGGGESGVGTAILGKKKGYDVFVSDFGKIKNNYKEILLLHKIKFEDEKHSEDLILNADVVMKSPGIPDKVPIIKKIIEKNIPIVSEIEFTNQFTDAVTIGITGSNGKTTTTMLTYHLLKQGGLNVGLAGNIGKSFAWQVSEGKYDTYVLELSSFQLDGIETYKPHIAIITNISPDHLDRYEYKYEKYIASKFRITMNQTEEDFLIYDADDEAITNWLKNNSTRAKLIPFSISKPLDFGAFLEENNIKINTTNENFDMPTSQLSLEGKHNVKNAMAAATVAQLLKIRKDTIRESLSDFQGVEHRLEKVLKIQNVQYINDSKATNVNATFFALDSMTTPTIWIVGGVDKGNDYTELLSLVNEKVKAIICLGVDNAKIIETFADVVDVLVETTNMNDAVKQAYRIAEKGDTVLLSPACASFDLFENYEDRGRQFKQAVQNL, via the coding sequence ATGAGATTAGTAGTTTTAGGAGGAGGTGAGAGTGGCGTAGGAACAGCCATTTTAGGGAAAAAGAAAGGATATGATGTGTTTGTATCTGATTTTGGAAAAATTAAAAATAATTATAAAGAAATATTACTGTTGCATAAAATCAAATTTGAAGATGAAAAACATTCAGAAGATTTGATTCTCAATGCAGATGTAGTGATGAAAAGTCCAGGGATTCCTGATAAAGTGCCAATCATCAAAAAAATTATAGAAAAAAATATTCCAATTGTTTCTGAGATCGAATTTACAAATCAGTTTACTGATGCGGTAACAATAGGAATAACAGGAAGTAATGGTAAAACAACAACAACAATGTTGACGTATCATTTGCTAAAACAAGGAGGGTTGAATGTTGGTTTGGCTGGAAATATTGGTAAAAGTTTTGCTTGGCAGGTCTCAGAAGGAAAATATGATACGTATGTTTTGGAGTTGAGTAGTTTTCAGCTTGACGGAATAGAAACTTACAAGCCGCACATTGCAATTATTACGAATATAAGCCCAGATCATTTAGACAGATACGAGTACAAATATGAAAAATACATTGCTTCAAAATTTAGAATAACCATGAATCAAACAGAAGAAGATTTCTTGATTTATGATGCAGATGACGAAGCAATAACGAACTGGCTTAAAAACAACAGTACAAGAGCCAAACTGATTCCATTTTCTATTTCAAAACCATTAGATTTTGGAGCTTTTTTAGAAGAAAACAATATTAAAATAAATACGACAAACGAGAATTTCGATATGCCAACATCACAATTATCACTAGAAGGAAAGCACAATGTTAAAAATGCTATGGCAGCTGCAACAGTTGCTCAGCTATTAAAAATTAGAAAAGATACCATTCGTGAAAGTCTTTCTGATTTTCAGGGTGTAGAGCACAGATTGGAAAAAGTGCTTAAAATTCAAAATGTGCAGTATATCAATGATTCTAAAGCAACAAATGTTAATGCAACTTTTTTCGCTTTAGATAGTATGACAACACCTACGATTTGGATTGTTGGTGGAGTTGATAAAGGAAATGATTATACCGAATTATTGTCGTTAGTTAATGAAAAAGTAAAGGCAATCATTTGCTTAGGCGTTGATAATGCAAAGATTATCGAGACTTTTGCAGATGTTGTTGATGTATTGGTTGAAACAACAAATATGAACGATGCTGTGAAACAAGCATACAGAATTGCCGAAAAAGGAGATACAGTATTGTTATCGCCAGCTTGTGCAAGTTTCGATTTGTTTGAAAATTACGAAGACAGAGGTCGTCAATTTAAACAAGCAGTACAAAATTTATAA
- the murG gene encoding undecaprenyldiphospho-muramoylpentapeptide beta-N-acetylglucosaminyltransferase has translation MKENPKFIISGGGTGGHIYPAIAIANEIKSRYPKADILFVGASDKMEMQKVPQAGYSIKGLWITGVQRKLTLQNAMFPLKLASSLMKSFGIIKSFKPDVVVGTGGFASGAVLKVASMLGIPTVIQEQNSYPGITNKLLSKKANKICVAYENLERFFPKENMILTGNPVRQDLLSVNDKKQEAQEYFKLDASKKTLLILGGSLGARRINQLIAKEVDWLLLQGVQIIWQCGKLYFEEYKHFNDIADVQVLAFIDRMDLVYAAADVVISRSGASSVSELCLVSKPVIFIPSPNVAEDHQTKNAQAIVDKHGAILLKEKELDEQFEVVFEALLNDEGKQQSLSENIKALAMPNATKQIVDEILKLVK, from the coding sequence ATGAAAGAAAATCCAAAATTCATAATCAGCGGAGGAGGTACAGGTGGACATATTTATCCAGCCATAGCCATAGCTAATGAGATAAAGTCTCGTTACCCAAAAGCTGACATTCTTTTTGTAGGAGCGAGCGATAAAATGGAAATGCAAAAAGTTCCTCAAGCAGGCTATTCTATTAAGGGTCTGTGGATTACAGGTGTTCAACGAAAATTAACATTGCAAAATGCGATGTTTCCGTTAAAATTGGCCTCAAGTTTGATGAAGTCATTCGGAATTATTAAAAGTTTTAAACCTGATGTGGTTGTTGGAACTGGAGGTTTTGCTAGTGGAGCGGTTTTAAAAGTAGCTTCAATGTTGGGAATTCCAACAGTGATTCAAGAACAAAATTCATATCCAGGAATCACAAATAAATTGCTGAGTAAGAAAGCAAACAAAATTTGTGTGGCTTATGAAAACTTGGAACGATTTTTTCCAAAAGAGAATATGATTTTAACTGGCAATCCAGTTCGTCAGGATTTGCTCTCAGTTAATGATAAAAAGCAAGAAGCTCAGGAATATTTTAAGCTTGATGCTTCTAAAAAAACACTATTGATTTTGGGAGGAAGTCTTGGAGCAAGAAGAATCAACCAATTAATTGCAAAAGAAGTAGATTGGTTATTGTTACAAGGAGTTCAAATTATTTGGCAATGTGGTAAGTTGTATTTTGAAGAATACAAACATTTTAATGATATAGCAGATGTTCAAGTATTGGCTTTTATAGATAGAATGGATTTGGTATATGCTGCTGCAGATGTTGTAATATCACGTTCGGGAGCTTCATCGGTATCCGAATTGTGTTTAGTAAGCAAGCCAGTAATTTTTATTCCATCGCCAAATGTTGCTGAAGACCATCAAACAAAAAACGCACAAGCCATTGTAGATAAACACGGTGCTATTCTATTAAAAGAAAAAGAATTAGATGAACAATTCGAAGTTGTTTTTGAAGCTTTATTAAATGATGAAGGAAAGCAACAGAGCTTAAGCGAAAATATAAAAGCATTGGCTATGCCAAATGCAACTAAACAAATTGTTGACGAGATATTAAAATTGGTTAAATAG
- the mraY gene encoding phospho-N-acetylmuramoyl-pentapeptide-transferase: MLYYLFEYLDKTLDVPGTGVFQYITFRSALAIIMSLLLSTIYGKRVIGFLRRQQIGETVRELGLEGQTQKAGTPTMGGIIIIFSTLIPVFLLAKLNNIYVILLIVSMLWMGLIGFLDDYIKVFKKDKEGLKGIFKVIGQVGLGVIVGATLYFHPGVTVRKDTQSAKIVVNAAQNTINPVSLQEKSTATTIPFFKNNEFDYAELLAWTGDGYENWAWLVFIPIVIFIITAVSNGANLTDGIDGLAAGTSAISVIALGVFTFVSGNIMFSNYLNIMFIPNSGEMTVFIAAFVGALVGFLWYNSYPAAVFMGDTGSLTIGGVIAVLAIAVRKEMLIPVICGIFLAENLSVVLQVAYFKYTKKKYGEGRRIFLMSPLHHHYQKKGYHESKIVTRFWIVGILLAIVSIVTLKLR; encoded by the coding sequence ATGTTATACTATTTATTTGAGTATTTAGATAAAACGCTAGACGTTCCAGGAACTGGGGTTTTCCAGTACATCACTTTTAGATCGGCTTTGGCGATTATCATGTCATTGTTGTTGTCTACAATTTATGGTAAAAGAGTGATTGGGTTTTTAAGACGTCAGCAAATTGGAGAAACAGTTCGTGAATTAGGCTTAGAAGGGCAAACTCAAAAGGCTGGTACACCAACTATGGGCGGAATAATTATTATTTTTTCTACCCTTATTCCAGTTTTTTTACTTGCTAAATTGAATAACATCTATGTTATCTTGTTGATTGTTTCAATGTTATGGATGGGACTTATTGGTTTCTTGGACGACTATATCAAAGTATTCAAAAAAGATAAGGAAGGATTAAAAGGTATCTTTAAAGTTATTGGGCAAGTTGGCTTGGGAGTCATTGTTGGAGCGACGTTGTATTTTCATCCAGGTGTAACGGTAAGAAAAGATACTCAGTCTGCAAAAATTGTAGTAAATGCTGCTCAAAATACTATTAATCCAGTATCGTTACAAGAAAAATCGACTGCTACAACAATTCCTTTCTTTAAGAATAATGAATTTGATTATGCCGAATTATTAGCATGGACTGGTGATGGATATGAGAATTGGGCTTGGTTAGTATTTATACCTATCGTAATTTTTATTATTACTGCAGTATCAAATGGAGCAAATTTAACCGATGGTATTGATGGTCTCGCGGCCGGTACCTCGGCAATATCCGTAATTGCACTTGGAGTATTCACTTTTGTTTCGGGTAATATCATGTTCTCGAATTATCTGAATATAATGTTTATTCCAAACTCGGGAGAAATGACCGTGTTTATTGCTGCATTTGTTGGAGCTTTGGTTGGGTTTTTATGGTACAATAGTTATCCAGCAGCAGTTTTTATGGGTGACACAGGGAGTTTAACCATTGGTGGAGTTATTGCGGTTTTAGCTATTGCAGTTCGTAAAGAAATGCTTATTCCGGTAATATGTGGAATATTCTTAGCCGAAAACTTATCGGTTGTTTTACAGGTAGCTTATTTTAAATATACTAAGAAAAAATACGGTGAAGGGCGACGCATTTTTTTAATGTCTCCCTTGCATCATCATTATCAGAAAAAAGGATACCACGAAAGCAAAATTGTTACCCGTTTTTGGATCGTAGGAATTTTATTGGCCATAGTATCAATTGTAACCCTAAAATTAAGATAA
- a CDS encoding FtsL-like putative cell division protein, whose translation MKNKFYSILKARFLVNEDATKNWGFIVFLIFLAIIMIANTHSYEKKVYQIAELTNEVKELRSEFVDRRSELMKIKMESTVAEEMIEKEIFPSSVPPKKIKVAKEKSAWDKLWE comes from the coding sequence ATGAAAAACAAGTTTTACAGCATATTAAAAGCAAGATTTCTAGTCAATGAGGATGCAACAAAAAATTGGGGATTCATTGTCTTTTTAATTTTTCTGGCAATCATAATGATTGCAAATACGCACAGTTATGAAAAAAAAGTATATCAAATAGCTGAGCTAACAAATGAAGTGAAAGAGTTAAGGTCTGAGTTTGTTGATAGAAGATCTGAACTCATGAAAATAAAAATGGAATCAACTGTAGCAGAAGAAATGATTGAAAAAGAAATTTTTCCTTCATCGGTTCCACCCAAAAAAATAAAAGTAGCAAAAGAAAAATCAGCTTGGGATAAGCTATGGGAGTAG
- a CDS encoding UDP-N-acetylmuramoyl-L-alanyl-D-glutamate--2,6-diaminopimelate ligase — protein sequence MKLKEVLYKVAIEAVHGSTEVEVNAIHFDSRKIEKDDVFVAIKGTVSDGHDFIDKAISLGASVIVCQELPKNVLSQIVYVVVNDTNEALAHLANNYYDNPSSKLQLIGVTGTNGKTTIASLLYQLFKKAGYKVGLLSTVKILVDEVEYKATHTTPDSLTINYYMNEMVEAGCEYCFMEVSSHGIHQKRTEALDFKGGVFTNLSHDHLDYHPTFAEYRDVKKSFFDHLPKSAFAITNIDDKNGAVMIQNTQAKKLTYALKTYADYKAIILENQLSGLQLKINDQEVWTRLIGNFNAYNLLAIYAVAIELGIEKIEALRLLSELESVSGRFQYIVSEGKITAVVDYAHTPDALENVLNTINDIRTKNEKLITIVGCGGDRDRTKRPIMAKIATELSDKVVITSDNPRTEDPQAIIDEMEAGISAENFKKYVSILDRKQAIKTACQMAEANDIIVIAGKGHETYQEINGVRHDFDDMKIVKEILEQLNK from the coding sequence ATGAAACTTAAAGAGGTTTTATATAAGGTTGCTATCGAAGCGGTGCATGGCTCAACAGAAGTTGAGGTAAACGCTATTCATTTTGATTCTAGAAAAATTGAAAAAGATGATGTTTTTGTGGCTATCAAAGGAACAGTTTCAGATGGTCATGATTTCATAGATAAAGCAATCTCACTTGGAGCATCGGTAATTGTTTGCCAAGAATTACCTAAGAATGTTTTATCGCAAATTGTTTATGTAGTTGTTAATGATACAAATGAAGCATTAGCACATTTAGCCAATAACTATTATGATAATCCATCTTCAAAATTGCAGCTTATTGGTGTAACTGGAACTAATGGGAAAACTACTATTGCCTCTCTTTTATATCAATTGTTTAAAAAAGCGGGTTATAAAGTTGGTTTGCTTTCAACAGTTAAGATTTTAGTTGATGAGGTTGAGTATAAAGCTACTCACACAACACCAGATTCTTTAACCATCAATTATTATATGAATGAAATGGTTGAAGCTGGTTGTGAATATTGTTTTATGGAAGTGAGCTCACACGGAATACATCAAAAAAGAACTGAAGCACTTGATTTTAAAGGAGGAGTGTTTACGAATCTTTCACACGATCACTTAGACTATCATCCAACGTTTGCTGAGTATAGAGATGTGAAGAAATCATTTTTTGATCATTTGCCAAAATCAGCTTTCGCTATAACTAATATCGATGACAAGAATGGTGCGGTGATGATTCAAAATACGCAGGCTAAAAAATTAACCTATGCTTTAAAAACATATGCTGATTATAAAGCGATAATTCTTGAAAACCAATTGTCTGGACTACAGTTAAAAATTAATGATCAAGAAGTTTGGACACGTCTTATAGGAAATTTTAATGCTTACAATTTATTGGCAATTTATGCTGTTGCAATAGAATTAGGGATAGAAAAAATTGAGGCACTTCGTTTACTTTCTGAATTAGAAAGCGTTTCGGGAAGATTCCAGTATATAGTTTCGGAAGGGAAAATCACTGCTGTTGTAGATTATGCCCATACACCAGATGCCTTAGAAAATGTATTGAATACAATAAATGACATCAGAACTAAAAATGAAAAGCTAATCACTATTGTGGGTTGTGGAGGAGATAGAGATAGAACCAAAAGACCTATAATGGCTAAAATAGCTACAGAACTTAGTGATAAAGTAGTTATCACATCTGATAACCCAAGAACAGAAGATCCGCAAGCGATAATTGATGAAATGGAAGCAGGAATTAGTGCTGAAAATTTCAAAAAATACGTTTCGATTTTAGATAGAAAACAAGCAATTAAAACAGCTTGTCAAATGGCTGAAGCAAACGATATTATTGTAATAGCAGGTAAAGGACATGAAACATATCAGGAAATTAATGGTGTTCGCCATGATTTTGACGATATGAAAATTGTAAAAGAAATATTAGAACAACTTAACAAATAA
- a CDS encoding penicillin-binding protein — protein sequence MGVENRNILNRIYIVALVVFIMVTAVGIKLTNIQWVEGDYYRKLAKERTIKNFVIPANRGNVYSSDGSLLATSIPEYTIRFDALAPSQENFDNNIKQLSDSLQKLLKNKSAFTYLNEFRKARANKNRYFLVARDLSYTQYMAIKGFPLFNLGAYKGGMITEQKTVREHPIGKIAKRTIGYERYDENGKLLPVGIEGAFSQYLNGTDGKILKQKIAKGQWKPIHDNNEIEPRDGYDIVSTIDVYVQDIAHHALLKQLQDYEADHGCVVVMETKTGAVKAISNLGRDKDGSYYETINYAIAESQEPGSTFKLIDLIALLDDEKVDTSKVYDSKGGDIVYKGRHVRDSHEGGYGKISLGRGFEVSSNTVLVQAVYENYKNNPKEFVDRINGLGLNKPLGLPFKGEGIPKIPQPGQKGWSGISLPWMAFGYGVSVTPLQTLTLYNAIANNGEMVKPMFVQEVKEWNKTIKKFDKQVINPSICSDETLKKVQAVLKNVVKRGTGSKLYSKDFSMAGKTGTAQVNYHKGDDHMYYASSFAGYFPAENPKYSCIVVVHKPNTSKNNYYGADVAGPVFKRIAQKVFTDVPSTNEVKTLKKKFKDQEGNYYAYNTKLNKKPSVIPNLKGMAGMDAVALLENLGMKVKAIGIGKVKKQSILPGQPIIKNNTITLELS from the coding sequence ATGGGAGTAGAAAATAGAAACATATTAAACCGTATCTATATAGTTGCATTGGTTGTTTTTATCATGGTAACGGCGGTAGGCATCAAGCTCACTAATATACAGTGGGTAGAAGGTGACTATTATCGTAAACTGGCAAAAGAAAGAACCATTAAAAATTTTGTTATTCCCGCAAATAGAGGCAATGTGTATTCTTCAGATGGAAGTTTGTTAGCAACTTCAATTCCTGAGTATACTATCCGTTTCGATGCTTTGGCACCTTCTCAAGAAAATTTCGATAACAATATCAAACAGTTGTCTGACTCTTTACAAAAGTTGCTAAAAAATAAATCAGCATTCACTTATTTAAACGAGTTTAGAAAAGCCAGAGCAAACAAAAATAGATATTTCTTAGTAGCTCGCGATTTAAGTTATACGCAATACATGGCCATTAAAGGTTTTCCGCTTTTTAATCTTGGAGCCTATAAAGGAGGAATGATAACTGAACAAAAAACAGTTAGAGAACATCCTATTGGGAAAATAGCTAAAAGAACGATAGGTTACGAGCGATATGATGAAAATGGGAAATTATTACCAGTTGGTATTGAAGGTGCGTTTAGTCAATATCTAAATGGGACGGATGGTAAAATTTTAAAGCAAAAAATAGCCAAAGGTCAATGGAAACCTATTCACGATAATAATGAAATTGAACCTAGAGATGGTTATGATATTGTTTCCACAATAGATGTTTATGTTCAGGATATTGCACATCATGCATTATTGAAGCAATTACAGGATTATGAAGCAGATCATGGTTGTGTCGTAGTAATGGAAACAAAAACTGGAGCAGTTAAAGCTATCTCTAATTTAGGAAGAGACAAAGATGGCTCTTACTATGAAACTATTAATTACGCAATTGCTGAATCACAAGAGCCAGGGTCTACATTTAAGTTGATTGATTTAATTGCTCTTTTGGATGATGAAAAAGTAGATACTAGTAAAGTTTATGATTCAAAAGGAGGAGATATTGTTTATAAAGGACGTCATGTACGTGATTCACATGAAGGAGGATATGGTAAAATATCGTTGGGAAGAGGATTTGAAGTTTCTTCAAATACAGTTTTAGTCCAGGCAGTTTACGAGAACTACAAAAATAACCCAAAAGAATTTGTTGACAGAATTAATGGTCTTGGTTTAAACAAACCACTAGGATTACCATTTAAAGGAGAAGGGATTCCTAAAATACCACAACCTGGTCAAAAAGGCTGGAGTGGGATCTCCTTGCCTTGGATGGCTTTTGGATACGGTGTTTCTGTAACTCCATTGCAAACATTAACATTGTATAATGCTATTGCAAATAATGGAGAAATGGTTAAACCTATGTTTGTTCAGGAGGTTAAAGAATGGAATAAAACCATTAAGAAATTCGACAAGCAAGTAATTAATCCAAGTATTTGTTCTGATGAAACACTTAAAAAAGTGCAAGCAGTGCTTAAAAATGTTGTTAAAAGAGGAACAGGTTCTAAGTTATATTCTAAAGATTTTTCAATGGCAGGAAAAACAGGAACTGCACAGGTAAATTATCATAAAGGTGACGACCATATGTATTATGCTTCTTCATTTGCAGGATATTTTCCAGCCGAAAATCCTAAATATTCTTGTATTGTAGTGGTACATAAGCCAAATACATCAAAAAACAATTATTATGGTGCCGATGTTGCTGGGCCAGTTTTTAAAAGAATTGCTCAAAAGGTTTTTACAGATGTACCATCAACAAACGAAGTGAAAACTTTAAAGAAAAAGTTTAAAGATCAAGAAGGTAATTATTATGCTTATAACACTAAGTTGAATAAAAAGCCTTCGGTAATCCCTAATTTAAAAGGGATGGCTGGCATGGATGCAGTCGCATTGCTTGAAAATTTAGGAATGAAAGTTAAAGCAATTGGAATTGGTAAAGTAAAAAAACAATCTATTTTGCCAGGACAGCCAATTATCAAAAATAATACTATAACACTAGAATTGTCATAA
- the mraZ gene encoding division/cell wall cluster transcriptional repressor MraZ, whose amino-acid sequence MNTIVGTYECKADSKGRLMLPVALKNQLNSSLQEGFVLKRSVFQQCLELYPMAEWNIMMQKINKLNRFNKKHNDFIRRFTVGVRMVEIDSTGRLLVPKDLAVFASINGNLVLSSAINIIEIWDKDLYEKAVDDSEIDFADLAEEVMGNTNDDDNGIS is encoded by the coding sequence TTGAATACCATTGTTGGAACATATGAATGTAAGGCTGATTCTAAGGGAAGGCTAATGCTGCCTGTAGCTTTGAAGAATCAGTTGAATTCATCGTTGCAGGAAGGTTTCGTTTTAAAGCGCTCAGTTTTTCAGCAATGTCTTGAATTGTATCCAATGGCTGAGTGGAATATAATGATGCAAAAAATAAATAAACTTAATAGGTTTAATAAAAAGCATAACGATTTCATCCGTCGATTTACTGTTGGTGTAAGAATGGTGGAGATAGATTCAACTGGTCGATTATTGGTTCCAAAAGATTTAGCAGTTTTTGCATCTATAAATGGTAATCTTGTATTGTCTTCGGCAATAAATATTATTGAGATATGGGATAAAGATTTGTATGAAAAAGCAGTAGATGATTCTGAAATTGATTTTGCAGATTTGGCTGAAGAGGTAATGGGTAACACAAATGATGATGACAATGGAATATCATAA
- a CDS encoding FtsW/RodA/SpoVE family cell cycle protein: MKTLIHNLKGDKVIWAMVALLALISFIPVYSASSNLAYQKHGTGNTLVYLVKHLVHLSAGFWIMYQVQKVPYHYFRSLSRVLLPFAWTLLIYAMVKGTVIEGANASRWVTVPLVGISFQPSTFAGMIMFLFVARYLSKTEIEDMTFQKSFVELWIPVFITLALILPSNFSTTALIFSMILMLTFVGNYPIKNIAIIVGMGVVSFAFFILVAKAFPNAFPNRVDTWISRIDNFTSDTKDTDDDYQIEKAKTAIATGGVYGLGPGKSVQKNFLPQSSSDFIFAIIVEELGLFGAFFIITIYLILFVRFIIASYKAPTIFGKLVVVGLGFPVVFQAFINMGVAVELLPTTGQTLPLISSGGTSIWMTCAALGVILNVTKKEEEIAQENLEKQKREEALQRIIDRELNEEIKAEEEINEDYSIEELNNPMNAVLNK, translated from the coding sequence ATGAAAACACTGATACATAATTTAAAAGGAGATAAGGTTATTTGGGCCATGGTAGCACTATTGGCGCTTATTTCTTTTATTCCAGTGTATAGTGCTAGTAGTAATTTAGCATATCAAAAACATGGTACTGGAAATACCTTGGTTTATTTAGTAAAACATCTTGTTCATTTGTCTGCAGGATTCTGGATTATGTATCAAGTACAAAAAGTACCTTATCATTATTTTAGAAGTCTGTCACGAGTTTTATTGCCATTTGCTTGGACGCTACTAATTTATGCGATGGTAAAAGGAACAGTGATTGAAGGGGCTAATGCTAGTAGATGGGTTACCGTTCCCTTAGTTGGAATTTCGTTCCAGCCATCCACATTTGCGGGGATGATTATGTTTCTTTTTGTGGCTAGATATTTGTCTAAAACTGAAATAGAAGATATGACTTTCCAGAAATCTTTTGTGGAATTGTGGATACCTGTCTTTATTACATTGGCACTTATTTTACCGTCTAACTTTTCAACTACTGCATTGATATTCTCAATGATTTTGATGTTAACGTTTGTTGGAAATTATCCTATAAAAAACATAGCAATAATTGTTGGAATGGGTGTGGTGTCTTTTGCATTTTTTATTTTGGTTGCCAAAGCATTCCCTAATGCTTTTCCAAATCGTGTAGACACTTGGATAAGTCGAATTGATAATTTTACTTCTGATACTAAAGATACGGATGATGATTACCAAATTGAAAAAGCAAAAACGGCAATTGCAACAGGAGGAGTATATGGATTGGGACCAGGAAAAAGTGTACAGAAAAACTTTTTGCCACAGTCTTCTTCCGATTTTATTTTTGCAATTATTGTAGAAGAATTAGGGCTTTTTGGTGCATTCTTCATCATAACCATATATTTGATTTTGTTTGTAAGATTCATTATAGCATCTTACAAGGCGCCAACAATTTTTGGTAAACTGGTAGTTGTGGGCTTAGGATTTCCAGTTGTTTTTCAGGCTTTTATTAATATGGGAGTTGCGGTAGAACTATTGCCTACAACAGGACAAACATTACCATTGATTAGTAGTGGAGGAACATCAATCTGGATGACGTGTGCTGCGTTAGGTGTTATTTTAAATGTAACAAAGAAAGAAGAGGAGATAGCTCAGGAAAATCTTGAAAAACAAAAAAGAGAAGAAGCATTACAGCGAATCATAGATAGAGAATTAAATGAAGAAATTAAAGCTGAAGAAGAAATTAATGAAGATTATTCAATAGAAGAATTGAACAATCCTATGAATGCTGTTTTAAACAAATAA
- the rsmH gene encoding 16S rRNA (cytosine(1402)-N(4))-methyltransferase RsmH produces the protein MMMTMEYHNPVLLKETVDGLNIKPDGVYVDVTFGGGGHSRGILSRLGENGKLFAFDQDEDAWQNAIDDPRFVLIKENFRYIKRFLRFNGVKFVDGILGDLGVSSHQFDVPERGFSTRFDAELDMRMSKRNELSAYRVVNEYDDKNLRRIFLEYGELKNAAALARTIVEEREKEAIVNTEDLKQVLSRFLPGHKANKILAQIYQAIRIEVNQEMEVLKEFLEQTNEILNPGGRLSVISYHSLEDRLVKRFIKNGMFEGEPERDFYGRFEVPFKNIGKLIVPTEEEIAVNNRARSAKLRIAEKL, from the coding sequence ATGATGATGACAATGGAATATCATAATCCTGTTTTGTTGAAAGAGACGGTTGATGGTTTAAATATTAAGCCTGACGGAGTATATGTTGATGTGACGTTTGGTGGTGGAGGTCACTCAAGAGGGATATTGTCTCGTTTGGGAGAGAATGGAAAATTGTTCGCTTTTGATCAGGATGAAGATGCTTGGCAAAATGCAATTGATGATCCTAGATTTGTGTTGATAAAAGAAAATTTTAGATACATAAAAAGGTTCTTAAGATTTAATGGGGTAAAATTTGTTGATGGAATTTTAGGTGATCTTGGAGTTTCGTCTCATCAGTTTGATGTTCCTGAAAGAGGTTTTTCTACTCGTTTTGATGCAGAACTTGATATGCGAATGAGTAAGCGAAACGAGTTAAGTGCATATAGAGTTGTGAACGAATATGATGATAAAAATCTACGTCGTATTTTTTTAGAATATGGAGAGCTTAAAAATGCAGCTGCACTTGCAAGAACAATAGTTGAGGAAAGAGAGAAAGAAGCTATTGTTAATACAGAGGATTTAAAACAAGTATTGAGTCGTTTTTTGCCTGGGCACAAGGCTAATAAAATTTTAGCTCAAATATATCAGGCAATCCGAATAGAGGTTAATCAGGAAATGGAAGTGCTTAAAGAGTTTTTGGAACAAACAAATGAAATTCTAAATCCAGGAGGCCGATTGAGTGTTATCTCATATCATTCACTAGAAGATAGATTGGTTAAACGATTTATAAAAAACGGAATGTTTGAAGGAGAACCAGAACGAGATTTTTATGGAAGATTTGAAGTTCCTTTTAAGAATATAGGAAAGCTAATTGTTCCGACAGAAGAAGAAATTGCAGTGAATAATCGTGCTAGAAGTGCTAAACTAAGAATCGCTGAAAAATTATGA